A genomic stretch from Cloacibacterium caeni includes:
- the rpsA gene encoding 30S ribosomal protein S1: MSELTNQEALLNANVAPEQFDWDSFESGLDADARKEKNDLEEIYKGSLNDLSETDVIIGKVVRLTDKEAIVDINFKSEGVISLNEFRYNQGLQVGDEVEVMVDRREDKSGQLQLSHKKARTLKAWDRVNEYHESGEIVNGFVKSRTKGGMIVDVFGIEAFLPGSQIDVKPIKDYDQFVGKTMEFKVVKINPEFKNVVVSHKALIEADIEGQKKEIIAQLEKGQVLEGTVKNITSYGVFIDLGGVDGLIHITDLSWSRVNHPSEILSDGQVVKVVILDFDDEKTRIQLGMKQLEAHPWDALSADLKVGDKVKGKVVVLADYGAFVEVAPGVEGLIHVSEMSWSTHLRSAGDFVKIGDEVEAVVLTLDREERKISLGIKQLTPDPWADIQTKYPVGSQHVGTVRNFTNFGVFVELEEGIDGLIYISDLSWTKKIKHPSEFCAVGDKLDVIVLELDTEARRLSLGHKQLTENPWDKFETKYAEGTVHSGKATDVFDKGAQVQFEDAEVEAFAPSRLLEKEDGSKIKKGETADFKVIEFNKEFKRVVVSHTGIFRDEEKKAAKESKPTASSSGEEKSTLGDIDALAELKKRMEEGK; this comes from the coding sequence ATGTCTGAATTGACAAACCAAGAAGCATTATTAAATGCAAACGTAGCACCAGAACAATTTGATTGGGATTCTTTTGAATCAGGTCTTGACGCTGATGCAAGAAAAGAAAAAAATGATTTAGAAGAAATCTACAAAGGTTCTCTTAATGATCTTTCTGAAACTGATGTAATCATCGGTAAAGTAGTAAGATTAACTGATAAAGAAGCGATTGTAGATATCAATTTCAAATCTGAAGGTGTAATTTCTCTTAACGAATTCCGTTACAACCAAGGTTTACAAGTAGGTGATGAAGTAGAAGTAATGGTAGACAGAAGAGAAGACAAATCTGGTCAATTACAATTATCTCACAAAAAAGCTAGAACGCTTAAAGCTTGGGATAGAGTAAATGAATACCATGAGTCTGGAGAAATCGTAAACGGTTTCGTAAAATCTAGAACTAAAGGTGGTATGATTGTAGATGTTTTCGGTATCGAAGCATTCTTACCAGGTTCTCAAATTGATGTTAAACCAATCAAAGATTACGATCAATTCGTAGGTAAAACTATGGAATTCAAAGTTGTGAAAATCAACCCTGAATTCAAAAACGTAGTAGTATCTCACAAAGCGTTAATCGAAGCTGATATCGAAGGTCAGAAAAAAGAAATCATCGCTCAATTAGAGAAAGGTCAAGTTCTTGAAGGAACAGTTAAGAACATTACTTCTTACGGTGTATTCATCGATTTAGGAGGTGTAGATGGTCTTATCCACATTACAGATCTTTCTTGGTCTAGAGTTAACCATCCATCAGAAATCCTTTCAGACGGACAAGTGGTGAAAGTGGTTATCCTTGATTTCGATGATGAAAAAACTAGAATCCAATTAGGTATGAAGCAATTAGAAGCTCATCCTTGGGATGCTCTTTCTGCTGACTTAAAAGTAGGTGACAAAGTAAAAGGAAAAGTAGTAGTTCTTGCTGACTATGGTGCATTCGTAGAAGTTGCTCCAGGTGTAGAAGGTCTTATCCACGTTTCTGAAATGTCTTGGTCTACTCACTTAAGATCTGCTGGTGATTTCGTGAAAATTGGTGACGAAGTAGAAGCTGTAGTTCTTACTTTAGATAGAGAAGAAAGAAAAATTTCTTTAGGAATTAAACAATTAACTCCAGATCCATGGGCTGATATCCAAACTAAATATCCAGTTGGTTCTCAACACGTTGGTACTGTAAGAAACTTCACTAACTTTGGTGTATTCGTAGAACTAGAAGAAGGAATTGATGGTCTAATCTACATTTCTGATCTTTCTTGGACTAAGAAAATCAAGCATCCATCTGAGTTCTGTGCTGTAGGTGATAAACTAGACGTAATCGTTCTAGAATTAGATACTGAAGCTAGAAGACTTTCTTTAGGTCACAAACAATTGACTGAAAATCCTTGGGATAAATTCGAAACTAAATATGCAGAAGGAACTGTTCACTCAGGAAAAGCTACAGATGTTTTCGATAAAGGTGCTCAAGTACAGTTCGAAGATGCTGAAGTAGAAGCTTTTGCTCCTTCTAGATTATTAGAAAAAGAAGATGGTTCTAAAATCAAAAAAGGTGAAACTGCTGATTTCAAAGTAATCGAGTTCAACAAAGAATTCAAAAGAGTAGTTGTATCTCACACTGGTATCTTCAGAGATGAAGAGAAAAAAGCTGCAAAGGAATCTAAACCAACTGCATCTTCTTCAGGTGAAGAAAAATCTACACTTGGTGATATTGATGCTTTAGCAGAATTAAAGAAAAGAATGGAAGAAGGTAAATAA
- the rplS gene encoding 50S ribosomal protein L19, giving the protein MDLLKYVQDKYIAKKEFPEFKAGDTITVYYEIKEGNKTRTQFFKGVVIQLRGTGATKTFTIRKMSGDVGVERVFPINMPALQKIEVDRRGKVRRSRIFYFRDLRGKRARIKDAAYKK; this is encoded by the coding sequence ATGGATTTATTAAAGTACGTACAAGACAAGTACATTGCTAAAAAAGAATTCCCAGAATTCAAAGCTGGTGATACCATTACTGTGTATTACGAAATTAAAGAAGGTAACAAAACGAGAACTCAGTTCTTCAAAGGAGTTGTAATCCAATTGAGAGGAACAGGTGCTACTAAAACTTTCACCATCAGAAAAATGAGCGGTGATGTAGGTGTAGAAAGAGTTTTCCCAATCAACATGCCTGCTTTACAAAAAATTGAAGTAGATAGAAGAGGAAAAGTTAGAAGATCTAGAATTTTCTACTTCAGAGATCTTAGAGGTAAGAGAGCAAGAATCAAAGATGCTGCTTACAAAAAGTAA
- a CDS encoding helix-turn-helix domain-containing protein, producing the protein MFTFVFTYVNYNYYICNMNINDRFTKILEYSGFTASEFADEIDVQRSSISHIISGRNKPSLEFIVKIKNRFPEISWDWIILGQGEMLQNNSALSTSESKLNLEEENSSPDLFTLIDEDYKNEIFIQENLQKETPRESNTSFPTPKKEKISDSQRLEVQEDISEVQNIVNQSITNSTTENKIKRIVFFYENGKFEAFEP; encoded by the coding sequence TTGTTTACATTTGTATTTACTTATGTAAATTATAATTATTACATTTGTAACATGAATATAAATGACAGATTTACTAAAATTTTAGAATATTCTGGATTTACCGCATCAGAATTTGCAGACGAAATAGATGTTCAGCGTTCCAGTATTTCACATATCATTTCGGGGAGAAATAAACCCTCCCTAGAATTCATTGTCAAGATAAAAAATAGATTTCCTGAAATCAGTTGGGATTGGATTATTTTAGGCCAGGGAGAAATGCTACAAAATAATTCTGCTCTATCCACTAGTGAATCAAAATTAAATCTAGAGGAAGAAAATTCTTCGCCTGATCTTTTTACATTAATTGATGAAGATTATAAAAATGAAATTTTTATTCAAGAAAATCTTCAAAAAGAAACGCCGCGAGAATCTAATACATCTTTCCCTACTCCAAAAAAAGAAAAAATAAGCGATTCTCAGCGATTAGAAGTTCAGGAAGACATTTCAGAAGTTCAAAATATTGTAAATCAATCAATTACAAATTCAACTACTGAAAACAAGATTAAAAGAATTGTTTTTTTCTACGAAAACGGAAAATTCGAGGCTTTTGAACCATAG